In Cystobacter fuscus DSM 2262, the following are encoded in one genomic region:
- a CDS encoding NmrA/HSCARG family protein, which produces MAEARTILVLGATGQQGGATARALVRDGWRVRALVRDPASPRARALEGVELVAGDMGDAGALTAAMAGAYGVFSVQPSSGQPQYGVTDQEEERLGIAVADAAGRAGVAHLVYSSVAWLGPDTGVGHFESKWRIEEHIRRSRLPATIVRPAAFMELLLEPHLGLTQGHFHFCMRPEQPLQLIAVADIGRLVARVFADPARHLGQTLELVGDELTGPAIASLFGRARGIEASYARFPAEVLAANDMMRRLTDFTDRGGMTSGADVAALRQLVPDLLTFEAWLRQTA; this is translated from the coding sequence ATGGCAGAGGCGAGAACGATCCTGGTTCTGGGGGCGACGGGGCAGCAGGGGGGCGCGACGGCGCGGGCGCTGGTGCGCGACGGCTGGCGGGTGCGAGCGCTGGTGCGCGATCCGGCGAGCCCGCGGGCGCGGGCGCTCGAGGGGGTGGAGCTGGTGGCGGGTGACATGGGCGATGCCGGCGCGCTCACCGCGGCGATGGCGGGGGCGTACGGCGTCTTCAGCGTCCAGCCCAGCTCGGGCCAGCCGCAGTACGGAGTCACGGATCAGGAAGAGGAGCGCCTTGGCATCGCCGTCGCCGACGCCGCCGGCCGAGCGGGCGTCGCGCACCTCGTCTACTCCTCGGTGGCGTGGCTGGGGCCGGACACGGGGGTCGGGCACTTCGAGAGCAAGTGGCGCATCGAGGAGCACATCCGGCGCAGCCGCCTGCCGGCGACCATCGTGCGGCCCGCGGCGTTCATGGAGTTGCTGCTCGAGCCCCACCTCGGGCTGACGCAGGGGCATTTCCATTTCTGCATGCGTCCCGAGCAGCCGCTCCAACTCATCGCCGTCGCCGACATTGGCCGGCTGGTCGCGCGCGTGTTCGCCGACCCCGCGCGCCACCTCGGCCAGACCCTCGAGCTGGTCGGTGATGAACTGACGGGCCCCGCCATCGCCTCCCTCTTCGGCCGCGCCCGCGGCATCGAGGCCAGCTACGCGCGCTTCCCGGCCGAGGTGCTGGCCGCCAACGACATGATGCGCCGCCTGACCGACTTCACCGACCGCGGAGGCATGACCAGTGGGGCCGACGTGGCGGCGCTCCGCCAGCTCGTGCCCGACCTGCTCACCTTCGAGGCCTGGCTGCGGCAGACGGCGTGA
- a CDS encoding TetR/AcrR family transcriptional regulator: MEKRPEERPLRADAARNRARLLTAAHEVFSERGADASFEDIARHAKVGIGTLYRHFPSREALLAAACDERLLEIARASQSREGEEGDAAEALASYIEQLVTSAGLYRGLATSIGVVLRSGTPGCHATTQEGERLLARAKRERVIKRDVLLDDVVCIVTAVALAAPGDPARIRRLIAMFFDGMRCA; the protein is encoded by the coding sequence ATGGAGAAACGTCCCGAAGAGCGCCCCCTGCGGGCCGACGCCGCGCGCAACCGGGCGCGGCTGCTGACCGCCGCCCACGAGGTCTTCTCCGAGCGTGGCGCCGACGCCTCGTTCGAGGACATCGCCCGGCACGCGAAGGTCGGCATCGGCACGCTCTACCGGCACTTCCCCTCGCGGGAGGCGCTGCTGGCGGCCGCGTGCGACGAGCGTCTGCTGGAGATCGCGCGGGCGAGCCAGTCACGCGAAGGGGAGGAGGGCGACGCGGCCGAAGCGCTGGCGAGCTACATCGAGCAGCTCGTCACCTCGGCGGGCCTCTACCGCGGGCTGGCCACCTCGATTGGAGTGGTGCTGCGGAGCGGCACGCCGGGCTGCCACGCGACAACGCAGGAGGGTGAGCGGCTGCTGGCCCGGGCGAAGCGAGAGCGCGTCATCAAGCGCGACGTCCTGCTCGACGATGTCGTCTGCATCGTCACCGCGGTCGCCCTGGCCGCCCCGGGCGACCCGGCCCGCATCCGGCGCCTGATCGCGATGTTCTTCGATGGCATGAGGTGCGCCTGA
- a CDS encoding cytochrome P450, whose translation MTHSINLLDPEFLANPYPHYAELRRRSPVCQVEPNGIWAVTRYEDVLYVLKNHSLFSSGGFKAAWQPPWVGYNPIANSMIATDPPQHTRLRGLVFRAFGPDAIARMEPRVRATAEKLADGLVEGADFVQKMALPLPASAISNILGLDEELLPYFKQWSDDLISVTPTPPSPEVAERVRGTVAKVTGYVREVIEARRRTPTDDTVSELLRAEVEGQRLSDAEITDFLILLLIAGLESTTNLLGNSLVFLAAHPEMMERLQAEPSLIPPFIEEMLRYESPGQGIPRLTSAETTLAGVTLPAGALVFPMLGSANRDERKFPDPDRFDLKRNTQGVLAFGQGAHFCVGAMLARMESRLVLETLLARFQRVERVSDDLQYQCALTTRGPIALPLRYIPLRSRV comes from the coding sequence GTGACTCATTCCATCAACCTGTTGGATCCCGAGTTCCTGGCGAATCCCTATCCACATTACGCGGAGCTCCGGCGCCGGAGCCCGGTCTGCCAGGTCGAGCCCAATGGAATCTGGGCAGTGACTCGCTACGAAGACGTGCTCTACGTGCTCAAGAATCACTCCCTCTTCTCCTCGGGGGGCTTCAAGGCGGCGTGGCAGCCGCCCTGGGTCGGCTACAATCCCATCGCCAATTCAATGATTGCCACGGATCCGCCGCAGCACACACGCCTGCGCGGCCTTGTCTTCCGCGCCTTCGGACCTGACGCCATCGCCAGGATGGAACCGCGCGTGCGCGCCACCGCCGAAAAGCTCGCGGACGGGCTCGTGGAGGGCGCTGACTTCGTTCAGAAAATGGCGCTGCCGCTGCCCGCGTCCGCCATCAGCAACATCCTCGGGCTCGATGAGGAGCTCCTTCCCTATTTCAAGCAGTGGTCGGATGACTTGATCTCGGTCACCCCCACGCCTCCGAGCCCCGAGGTCGCCGAGCGGGTCCGGGGCACCGTCGCGAAGGTGACCGGGTATGTGCGAGAGGTGATCGAGGCGCGGCGTCGGACGCCGACGGACGACACGGTGAGCGAATTGCTCCGCGCGGAGGTGGAGGGACAACGGTTGTCGGACGCCGAGATCACCGACTTCCTCATCCTGCTGCTGATCGCCGGACTGGAATCCACGACGAATCTCCTCGGCAACTCGCTCGTCTTCCTCGCCGCGCATCCCGAGATGATGGAGCGCTTGCAAGCCGAGCCCTCCCTGATTCCGCCGTTCATCGAGGAGATGCTCCGCTACGAGAGTCCCGGCCAGGGCATTCCCCGGCTCACGTCCGCCGAGACCACGCTCGCGGGCGTGACCCTGCCCGCGGGCGCGCTGGTGTTCCCGATGCTGGGCTCGGCCAATCGGGACGAGCGGAAGTTCCCGGATCCGGATCGGTTCGATCTGAAGCGCAACACGCAGGGCGTCCTGGCTTTTGGCCAGGGCGCTCATTTCTGCGTCGGCGCGATGCTCGCTCGCATGGAGAGTCGGCTCGTTCTCGAGACGCTGCTCGCGCGCTTCCAGCGGGTCGAACGTGTCTCGGACGACCTTCAATACCAATGCGCGCTCACGACACGGGGCCCCATCGCGCTGCCGCTCCGCTACATCCCCCTCCGCTCGCGCGTCTAG
- a CDS encoding PQQ-dependent sugar dehydrogenase yields the protein MPSLRTSLLSLAFLAACGDATSADPRDLDSDSPESLPEAIAAGFSITEVADFNSPWAMTFLPDGRMLVTEKAGTLHLVSADGTQRKTVTGTLPVSSAGQGGLLDVVIHPQFAQNRLVYFSYSESRSTGKGVALARGTFTDGTSPSLANVQVIFRATPYVSGDGHFSGRIAFSSDGKLFFTNGDRQKFDPAQDPTATLGKVLRLNDDGTPAAGNPLAARGFHPAVWSYGHRNLLGLAFDASGNLWEQEMGPQGGDEVNLIQPGLNYGWPNASNGSHYDGRDIPDHRAGDGYEAPKVWWNPVISPGGLMVYSGKLWPEWKGDLFIGGLSSQSLVRVDLNGTAAAKGNQWSMNSRIREVEEGPDGSIWLLQDGQSGSQGKLLRLRPAP from the coding sequence ATGCCATCTCTTCGTACATCATTGCTCTCCCTCGCCTTCCTCGCCGCCTGCGGCGACGCGACGAGCGCCGACCCTCGCGACCTGGATTCCGACAGCCCGGAGAGCCTCCCCGAGGCGATCGCCGCGGGCTTCTCCATCACCGAGGTCGCGGATTTCAATTCGCCCTGGGCGATGACCTTCCTGCCGGACGGCCGGATGCTGGTAACCGAGAAGGCGGGAACGCTCCACCTCGTCTCGGCGGACGGAACGCAGCGCAAGACCGTCACCGGCACGCTCCCCGTGTCCAGCGCGGGTCAGGGCGGACTGCTGGACGTGGTGATCCATCCCCAGTTCGCGCAGAACCGGCTCGTCTACTTCAGCTACTCCGAGTCGCGCTCAACCGGCAAGGGCGTGGCGCTCGCGCGGGGCACCTTCACCGACGGCACCTCGCCCTCGCTGGCCAACGTGCAGGTCATCTTCCGGGCCACGCCGTATGTGAGCGGAGATGGCCACTTCTCCGGCCGCATCGCCTTCTCTTCCGACGGCAAGCTGTTCTTCACCAACGGAGATCGGCAGAAGTTCGATCCCGCCCAGGACCCCACCGCCACGCTCGGCAAGGTGCTGCGCCTCAATGACGATGGCACCCCCGCCGCGGGCAACCCGCTGGCCGCCCGGGGCTTCCACCCCGCCGTCTGGTCCTATGGCCACCGCAACCTGCTCGGCCTCGCCTTCGACGCGAGCGGCAACCTGTGGGAGCAGGAGATGGGTCCCCAGGGCGGCGACGAGGTGAACCTCATCCAGCCCGGCCTCAACTACGGCTGGCCCAACGCCTCCAACGGCAGCCACTACGACGGCCGTGACATCCCCGACCACCGCGCGGGCGACGGCTACGAGGCTCCCAAGGTGTGGTGGAACCCCGTCATCTCGCCCGGCGGCTTGATGGTCTACTCGGGCAAGCTCTGGCCGGAGTGGAAGGGCGACCTGTTCATCGGCGGCCTGTCCAGCCAGTCGCTGGTGCGCGTCGACCTGAACGGCACCGCGGCGGCCAAGGGTAACCAGTGGAGCATGAACAGCCGCATCCGCGAGGTCGAGGAGGGTCCGGACGGCAGCATCTGGCTGCTCCAGGACGGCCAGAGCGGCTCCCAGGGCAAGCTCCTGCGGCTGCGTCCCGCCCCCTGA
- a CDS encoding glutathione S-transferase family protein, translating to MTITITAFERSPDGGKGLARDTRVRWALEEVGQPYQVRLVSFRAMKEPAHLALHPFGQIPTYEEGELALFETGAIVFHIAQRHAGLLPKDANARARAITWMFAALNTVEPPILELETARLLEGDKPWHAERLPLVEERVRNRLKQLSDRLGDADWLDGAFSAGDLMMVSVLLRLKSSGILDEYPNLAAHVARGEARPAYKRAFDAQLAVYTGKPSTG from the coding sequence ATGACCATCACCATTACCGCCTTTGAACGCTCACCCGATGGCGGCAAGGGACTGGCGCGTGATACGCGCGTTCGCTGGGCGCTCGAGGAAGTGGGCCAACCCTACCAGGTTCGCCTTGTTTCGTTTCGTGCGATGAAGGAACCCGCGCATCTGGCGCTTCATCCGTTCGGCCAGATTCCGACCTATGAGGAAGGCGAGCTCGCCCTGTTCGAGACAGGGGCGATCGTGTTCCACATCGCCCAGCGCCATGCGGGTCTGCTGCCGAAGGATGCCAACGCGCGGGCGCGCGCGATCACCTGGATGTTTGCCGCGCTCAACACGGTGGAGCCGCCGATCCTTGAACTCGAAACCGCCAGGCTGCTGGAGGGCGACAAGCCCTGGCATGCGGAGCGCCTGCCTCTGGTCGAGGAGCGTGTCCGAAACCGGTTGAAACAACTTTCCGATCGTCTGGGCGATGCCGATTGGCTCGATGGTGCGTTCAGCGCGGGCGACCTGATGATGGTGTCGGTGCTGCTCAGGCTGAAATCATCGGGCATTCTGGACGAATACCCGAACCTGGCCGCTCATGTCGCCCGCGGCGAAGCGCGGCCCGCCTACAAGCGAGCCTTCGACGCTCAACTGGCGGTTTACACCGGCAAGCCATCGACCGGCTGA
- a CDS encoding oxygenase MpaB family protein, which translates to METLRTHWDTNHQGSTPMGGTYRPALAAFSALEGWWGASYGDRELARAMFASPRAADMANIVGHPTADAFAAAFEAARDEAFYVFAQPLSINVLNGFSFKATYLHQDVERLFTQLPHFQNPNVLRFRVMETARIMLRLLWGNMNGLWRGVYERRTLLTTLLLGMMHNRLLRQHSHQGRPLYNQSGVAFTLLTFAYAPAQAWRDKQAQMPQGYGFNEDQWYYFWRIFGSLLGLHSQLIPHNHDEAQEMWYQFFANGICRGNPHSLDYRQPGFSSLNVGLNNAFNAANNVAPDKMTTLDLLSFFPSWLVTQVRNHPRWREFRKGR; encoded by the coding sequence ATGGAGACGCTCCGAACGCATTGGGACACGAATCACCAGGGTTCGACGCCCATGGGGGGAACCTACCGGCCCGCGCTCGCGGCGTTTTCGGCGCTGGAGGGATGGTGGGGAGCGTCCTATGGAGATCGGGAACTGGCGCGAGCCATGTTCGCCAGTCCTCGCGCGGCCGACATGGCGAACATCGTGGGTCATCCCACCGCCGACGCGTTCGCGGCCGCGTTCGAGGCCGCGCGGGACGAGGCCTTCTATGTCTTTGCCCAGCCCCTCTCCATCAACGTCCTCAACGGCTTTTCCTTCAAGGCGACCTATCTCCATCAGGACGTCGAGCGGCTCTTTACCCAGTTGCCGCACTTCCAGAACCCCAACGTCCTGCGCTTCCGCGTGATGGAGACGGCACGCATCATGCTCCGCCTCCTCTGGGGCAACATGAATGGACTGTGGCGCGGCGTCTACGAGAGGCGCACCCTGCTCACCACCCTGCTGCTGGGCATGATGCACAACCGCCTGCTCCGCCAGCATTCCCACCAGGGAAGGCCGCTCTACAATCAAAGTGGCGTGGCCTTCACGCTGCTGACCTTCGCCTATGCACCCGCGCAGGCCTGGCGTGACAAACAAGCCCAGATGCCTCAGGGCTACGGCTTCAACGAGGACCAGTGGTACTACTTCTGGCGGATCTTCGGCTCACTCCTGGGTCTGCATTCACAGCTCATTCCGCACAACCACGATGAGGCCCAGGAGATGTGGTACCAGTTCTTCGCCAATGGCATCTGCCGGGGCAATCCCCACTCACTGGATTACCGGCAGCCCGGCTTCAGCTCCCTCAACGTGGGCCTGAACAATGCCTTCAACGCCGCGAACAACGTGGCACCCGACAAGATGACGACCCTCGACCTGCTCTCCTTCTTCCCCTCCTGGCTGGTCACCCAGGTGAGGAACCACCCGCGGTGGAGGGAGTTCCGAAAGGGGCGGTAG